From Variimorphobacter saccharofermentans, one genomic window encodes:
- a CDS encoding transposase — protein MAIQYTEEFKINAVKYWNDHQDLGIGKCAKNLGISKSALSNWGKAYTINDGTIPTRGRGNFESDDAKEIARLRKELRDTQDALDILKKAIGILGK, from the coding sequence ACACAGAGGAATTCAAAATCAATGCAGTAAAATACTGGAATGATCATCAGGATTTAGGCATCGGAAAGTGCGCAAAGAACTTAGGAATCAGTAAAAGTGCTCTTTCTAATTGGGGGAAAGCCTATACAATTAATGACGGCACGATCCCTACAAGAGGGCGTGGTAATTTCGAAAGCGACGATGCTAAGGAAATAGCTAGACTACGTAAAGAGTTACGTGATACTCAAGATGCACTTGATATATTAAAAAAAGCAATCGGAATACTGGGAAAATGA
- a CDS encoding IS3 family transposase — protein sequence MTEALFLEAAIKEEQLLEQGKRRLNVSGVLKILGVSRSGYLSWKKRLPSKREKRKRIIKERIIDIYKDSHQNYGAPKITECLRKEGEIIAEKTVGNYMRELGIKAQYVKPYTVTTINSDFSNELKNILEEQFNPQKPDAVWCSDITYIWTYEGFVYLTSIMDLYSRKIIAWTLSNTLEARWVIETVNKAKKARNVSAPLILHSDRGIQYVSTEYIKATIGICRSYSKKAYPWDNACIEAFHALIKREWLNRFKIYDYNQAYRLVFQYIDTFYNTIRIHSHCGYLSPNEYESSYWDKLNKMERKEARYEAC from the coding sequence ATGACCGAAGCTCTGTTTCTGGAAGCTGCTATAAAAGAAGAGCAGCTTCTAGAGCAGGGAAAACGCCGGCTGAATGTCTCTGGTGTGCTGAAAATATTAGGCGTTTCAAGAAGCGGATATCTGAGCTGGAAAAAACGGCTTCCATCTAAAAGAGAGAAAAGAAAACGTATCATTAAAGAGCGGATTATCGATATCTATAAGGACTCCCATCAAAATTATGGTGCGCCAAAGATAACCGAATGTTTAAGGAAAGAAGGAGAAATCATTGCTGAAAAAACCGTAGGTAATTACATGCGTGAGCTTGGAATAAAAGCGCAGTACGTAAAACCTTATACAGTGACAACAATAAATTCAGATTTCAGCAATGAGTTAAAAAATATACTAGAGGAGCAATTTAATCCCCAAAAACCGGATGCTGTTTGGTGTTCAGATATTACATATATTTGGACATATGAAGGCTTTGTATATCTTACTAGTATCATGGATCTATATTCTCGAAAAATAATTGCTTGGACCTTGAGCAATACACTGGAAGCCAGATGGGTAATTGAGACAGTAAATAAGGCTAAAAAAGCGAGAAATGTAAGTGCCCCGTTAATCTTACATAGTGATCGAGGTATACAGTATGTAAGCACCGAATATATAAAAGCAACAATAGGCATATGCCGAAGTTACTCTAAAAAGGCATATCCGTGGGATAATGCGTGCATAGAAGCCTTTCATGCATTAATAAAAAGAGAATGGTTGAATCGATTTAAGATATACGATTATAACCAAGCATATCGTCTGGTATTCCAGTATATTGATACCTTTTACAATACAATTAGAATACACAGCCATTGTGGATATCTTTCACCTAATGAATACGAATCCAGTTACTGGGATAAACTGAATAAAATGGAACGAAAGG